The following are encoded together in the Bacteroidales bacterium genome:
- a CDS encoding PASTA domain-containing protein, with protein sequence MNIKRFFKTVTRKKFLIHYSIALLLIIAVISFTFLAIRIRTNHGEAFSVPDFTGLTVTQSEELAKEKDIRIEIIDSVYSGPGSRGTVIDQNPPPDFKVKSNRKIFITIKSVSPKLIKMPDFIHTTLIQAKADIETYGLRIGKLSYEPSIYDNVVLKQKYKNIEITAGTPIPQGAEIELVLGQSQDMGNTVIPDLSDLTREEAELEAADFMLNIGTVIYDKTVISYNDTVNSKVRRQRPEKGISIQPGDEIDIWLSMLSDTITE encoded by the coding sequence ATGAATATTAAACGATTTTTTAAAACTGTAACAAGGAAAAAATTCCTTATACACTATAGCATTGCCCTACTTTTAATAATTGCTGTTATTTCTTTTACTTTTTTAGCAATAAGAATAAGGACAAATCACGGAGAAGCATTTTCAGTTCCTGATTTTACAGGTTTAACAGTTACACAATCCGAAGAATTGGCAAAAGAAAAAGATATCAGAATTGAAATTATTGATTCAGTATACAGCGGACCCGGTAGCAGGGGTACAGTTATTGACCAAAACCCTCCGCCTGATTTTAAAGTTAAATCAAACAGAAAAATTTTTATAACCATAAAGTCTGTTTCTCCGAAGCTTATTAAAATGCCTGATTTTATTCATACTACATTAATACAAGCAAAAGCAGATATAGAAACATACGGCTTAAGAATTGGAAAATTAAGTTATGAGCCTTCTATTTATGATAATGTTGTATTAAAACAAAAGTATAAAAACATTGAAATAACTGCCGGAACTCCTATTCCTCAAGGAGCTGAAATTGAACTTGTTTTAGGTCAATCACAAGATATGGGGAATACAGTTATACCGGATTTATCGGACCTGACAAGGGAAGAAGCAGAGCTTGAAGCAGCAGATTTTATGTTAAATATTGGAACTGTAATATATGATAAAACGGTTATATCATATAATGATACCGTGAATTCAAAAGTACGCAGGCAAAGACCCGAAAAGGGAATTTCAATTCAACCCGGGGATGAAATAGACATTTGGTTAAGTATGCTTAGCGATACAATAACTGAATAG
- a CDS encoding T9SS type A sorting domain-containing protein translates to MKKYIFYILILINLIYFKSTAQEFTTGIAVNAEIKSFLKDNPNYTLKYNKNKATLELPFWDDFSDSHIYPKKELWLDNYVYINSTLAEEPPSIGIATFDAANAEGEIYSDVGYETPFIADSLTSQSINLNYPDDNTIYLSFYYRPQGIAEAPEPEDFLILEFYAPEDEQWDSVWFAEGSSDPGSFEFVIIQISDDKYLKDGFQFRFKNYASLGSSTYPSLACNCDFWHIDYVYLNKNRTANDSVFHDIAFNKPLISLLNDYDAVPWSHFKEYPSLALKNTISVEYKNNDNATRLIDSLNFTLTDLSGNSETQIGLGGASITPPFEQFTFSYPNQPFNFPVNSDDFCNFNFNARIVTDSYDSTQNNSISYTQKFRDYYAYDDGNAEAGYGIYGSGAKFGSVAYFFDPLTSDNLTGVYMYFTHAYNEASQNYFWIYIWEQGTDGLPGDTIKTIEGILPEYEDELNKFHLYEFDEPISIDAPFFIGWTQTTDDKLNIGFDYNTVNNDKLFINLSGEWIQSNIEGSVMIRPAFGDFYEDVPKIKKNEFVVYPNPAEDRIFINFNNISEINYSVEIFDLQGRLIKSDSNNNQNYVDINNLINGVYIIRIIDELSNVYYSKFIKQ, encoded by the coding sequence ATGAAAAAATATATTTTTTATATCCTTATATTAATTAATTTAATTTATTTTAAATCAACTGCCCAAGAATTTACAACAGGTATTGCGGTTAATGCTGAAATAAAGTCTTTTTTGAAAGATAATCCGAATTACACTCTCAAGTATAATAAAAATAAAGCAACACTTGAGCTGCCGTTTTGGGATGATTTTTCAGATTCACATATTTATCCTAAAAAGGAGCTGTGGTTGGATAATTATGTTTATATAAATTCAACATTAGCAGAAGAACCACCCTCAATCGGAATAGCCACTTTTGATGCAGCAAATGCTGAAGGTGAAATATACAGTGATGTAGGGTATGAAACTCCATTTATTGCAGATTCTCTTACTTCTCAATCAATCAACCTTAATTATCCCGATGATAATACAATTTACTTAAGTTTTTATTACAGACCGCAAGGCATAGCAGAAGCACCGGAACCTGAAGATTTTTTAATATTAGAATTTTATGCTCCTGAAGACGAACAATGGGATTCAGTTTGGTTTGCCGAAGGAAGTTCAGATCCGGGAAGTTTTGAATTTGTTATTATACAAATAAGTGATGATAAATATTTAAAAGACGGATTTCAATTCAGATTTAAAAATTATGCAAGTCTTGGATCTTCTACTTATCCGAGTTTAGCTTGTAATTGCGATTTTTGGCATATCGATTATGTGTATCTAAACAAAAACAGAACCGCAAACGATAGTGTGTTTCATGATATAGCATTCAATAAACCTTTAATTTCTTTATTAAACGATTACGATGCCGTACCTTGGTCACATTTTAAGGAATACCCTTCATTAGCATTAAAGAATACCATTAGTGTTGAATATAAAAATAATGATAATGCTACAAGACTTATTGACAGCTTAAATTTTACTCTTACTGATCTTTCCGGAAATTCAGAAACTCAAATTGGTTTAGGCGGTGCTTCAATTACTCCGCCATTCGAACAGTTTACATTCAGTTATCCTAATCAACCTTTTAATTTTCCGGTAAACTCTGATGATTTTTGTAATTTTAATTTTAATGCAAGAATTGTTACTGATTCATATGATTCAACTCAAAACAATTCAATATCATATACTCAAAAGTTCCGAGATTATTATGCTTATGATGACGGTAATGCGGAAGCCGGTTACGGGATATACGGCAGTGGTGCTAAATTCGGATCTGTTGCATATTTTTTCGATCCCTTAACTTCAGATAATTTAACAGGTGTTTATATGTATTTTACACATGCATATAATGAAGCAAGTCAAAATTATTTTTGGATATATATTTGGGAACAAGGAACTGACGGATTGCCCGGAGATACAATCAAAACAATTGAAGGTATTCTTCCTGAATATGAAGATGAACTCAATAAGTTTCATTTATACGAGTTTGATGAACCAATTTCCATAGATGCTCCTTTTTTTATAGGATGGACTCAAACCACTGATGATAAGCTTAATATCGGATTCGACTACAATACCGTTAATAACGATAAGCTGTTTATTAATCTATCCGGCGAATGGATTCAATCAAATATTGAAGGCTCTGTTATGATAAGACCTGCTTTCGGAGACTTTTACGAAGATGTTCCTAAAATCAAAAAAAATGAATTTGTTGTATATCCCAATCCTGCTGAAGACAGAATTTTTATAAATTTCAATAATATATCAGAAATTAATTATTCTGTTGAGATTTTTGACCTTCAAGGAAGATTAATAAAGTCAGATTCAAACAATAACCAAAATTATGTTGATATTAATAATCTTATAAACGGAGTATATATTATTAGAATTATTGATGAACTGTCTAATGTTTATTATTCAAAATTTATTAAACAATGA
- a CDS encoding M23 family metallopeptidase, with protein sequence MPDNKYKFNPNTLEFEHKGRSKIEKMLVSGISISIGGVFIFLLIFIIFSFIYDAKNKRESDNEYKILNEQYQVLSERKSQNDKYLEELIEKDKAIYLAVFKTMPDNSVFDKKNPFAKFSDKDLRTIFDENSLRISGSEKVLQNHKKQYSEIIKILKKKESKNLKAIPAIQPIFNNNLKYPVYGFGNKIDQVYKSLVFHPGIDYAAPEGTVVFATANGKVKKAGRVRGHGNRIIIDHGNGYKTLYAHLDDINVFQGKKVERGDKIATVGLTGKALIPHLHYEVIYKGKPVNPVNYFFLDLNPDKFIKINEMASKSGISLD encoded by the coding sequence ATGCCTGATAATAAATATAAATTTAATCCAAACACTCTGGAATTTGAGCATAAAGGTCGTTCAAAGATTGAAAAAATGCTTGTCTCCGGAATATCAATTTCAATTGGCGGTGTTTTTATTTTTTTATTGATTTTTATAATATTTTCATTCATTTATGATGCTAAAAATAAGCGAGAGAGTGATAATGAATATAAAATACTGAATGAACAATATCAAGTTTTATCAGAACGTAAGTCGCAAAATGATAAATATCTTGAAGAATTGATAGAGAAAGATAAAGCAATTTATTTGGCTGTTTTTAAAACAATGCCGGATAATAGTGTATTTGATAAAAAAAACCCGTTTGCAAAATTTTCAGATAAGGACCTAAGAACAATTTTTGATGAAAATTCTTTAAGAATTTCCGGTTCTGAAAAGGTTTTACAAAATCATAAAAAACAATATTCAGAAATCATAAAGATACTGAAAAAGAAAGAATCGAAAAATTTAAAAGCCATACCTGCAATTCAACCTATTTTTAATAATAACTTGAAGTATCCGGTTTACGGTTTTGGTAATAAAATTGATCAAGTATATAAATCTTTAGTGTTTCATCCCGGAATTGATTATGCTGCACCCGAAGGCACTGTTGTATTTGCTACAGCAAATGGTAAAGTGAAGAAAGCAGGAAGAGTAAGAGGGCACGGAAACAGGATTATTATTGATCACGGTAACGGATATAAAACATTATATGCACATTTGGATGATATAAATGTTTTTCAAGGGAAGAAAGTTGAAAGAGGTGACAAAATTGCTACAGTCGGTTTAACCGGAAAAGCTTTAATACCTCATTTGCATTACGAAGTTATTTATAAAGGAAAACCGGTAAATCCGGTTAACTATTTCTTTTTGGATTTAAATCCTGATAAGTTTATTAAGATCAATGAAATGGCTTCAAAATCGGGAATAAGTTTGGATTAA
- the amrS gene encoding AmmeMemoRadiSam system radical SAM enzyme, whose amino-acid sequence MIKEAQYYKKLDSQKVQCLLCPHNCIININKFGKCRVRKNIDGKLISENYAVISSFHSDPIEKKPLYHFYPGKNILSIGSVGCNLKCKFCQNSSISQSSVEEFKHAKIIYPEIIIKEAKRTRNNIGIAYTYNEPIVWYEFMLETAKKAKDEKMKNVVVTNGYINEEPLNELIPYIDAFNIDLKAFTEDFYKKQTNSSLAPVLKNIEIIKNNNKHIEITNLIIPGLNDDKHIFEDMIKKIVSISGKNTVTHLSRYFPSYKMTLNATGKSKMNELFDIAKKHLNYVYLGNIITDRGQNTYCPECNNKVISRTMYYTQINGMSNQRCLNCKTEIPIIS is encoded by the coding sequence ATGATAAAAGAAGCTCAATACTATAAAAAACTTGACAGCCAAAAAGTTCAATGTTTACTATGTCCGCATAATTGCATTATAAATATAAATAAATTCGGGAAATGCAGAGTTCGTAAAAATATTGACGGCAAATTAATTTCTGAAAACTATGCAGTTATTTCATCTTTTCATTCTGATCCCATTGAAAAAAAACCCTTATATCATTTTTATCCCGGAAAGAATATATTATCAATAGGAAGTGTCGGTTGTAATTTAAAATGCAAGTTTTGCCAAAATTCCAGCATATCTCAATCTTCGGTTGAAGAATTCAAACATGCTAAAATAATTTATCCGGAAATTATCATTAAAGAAGCAAAACGTACAAGAAACAATATCGGTATTGCCTATACATACAATGAACCAATAGTATGGTATGAATTTATGCTTGAAACAGCAAAAAAAGCAAAAGATGAAAAAATGAAAAATGTTGTTGTTACAAACGGATATATTAACGAAGAACCTTTAAATGAACTTATTCCGTATATAGATGCTTTCAATATTGATTTAAAAGCATTTACAGAAGATTTTTATAAAAAACAAACAAACTCTTCTCTTGCACCTGTTCTTAAAAATATTGAAATTATAAAAAATAACAATAAACACATAGAAATTACTAATCTAATAATACCCGGATTAAATGATGATAAACATATCTTTGAAGATATGATCAAAAAAATTGTAAGTATTTCAGGGAAAAACACTGTAACCCATTTATCAAGATATTTTCCTTCCTATAAAATGACATTAAATGCTACCGGTAAAAGTAAAATGAACGAATTATTCGATATTGCAAAAAAACATCTCAATTATGTATATCTCGGAAACATTATAACTGACAGAGGTCAAAATACATACTGTCCCGAATGTAACAATAAAGTTATTTCAAGAACAATGTATTATACACAAATAAACGGAATGAGTAATCAAAGATGCTTAAATTGCAAAACAGAAATCCCGATTATCAGTTGA
- the coaD gene encoding pantetheine-phosphate adenylyltransferase, with the protein MKRAIFPGSFDPFTIGHESIVRRALHLFDEILIAIGYNSEKKGFFTIDNRIKIIEEVFENKNCIKVEKYNKLTVDFCKEKNIKFILRGLRTASDFEYERAIAQMNHFMENDIETIFLLTEAEHTPVSSTILREILKHKGDVCKFIPKCIDLKKYL; encoded by the coding sequence ATGAAACGAGCAATATTTCCCGGTTCTTTTGACCCGTTTACTATCGGACATGAATCAATTGTAAGAAGAGCTTTACATTTATTTGATGAAATATTAATTGCAATCGGTTATAATTCAGAAAAAAAAGGATTTTTTACAATTGATAATCGAATAAAAATTATTGAAGAAGTTTTTGAAAATAAAAATTGTATAAAAGTTGAAAAGTACAATAAGCTTACCGTTGATTTTTGTAAAGAAAAAAATATCAAGTTTATACTCAGGGGCTTAAGAACTGCATCTGATTTTGAATATGAACGAGCAATTGCCCAAATGAATCATTTCATGGAAAATGATATAGAAACAATCTTCCTGTTGACAGAAGCAGAACATACACCCGTAAGCTCAACTATATTGCGAGAAATTCTGAAACATAAGGGTGATGTATGTAAATTTATTCCGAAATGCATTGATCTGAAAAAATATTTATAA